DNA from Rubripirellula lacrimiformis:
GCCGGCCCTGTGGGGGCGGTGCCCTCGATGATCGCGCCCTCTTCCATGGCCGCCTTGTTGACGTCACCGGCGCTCAATTCCCCCTGTTTGCGGGAAAGGTGCCGAAGTTTCTCCAGCGTTCGCATGGCTCGCTGGACACCTGTGTCTTCACCCGAGATTTTGACCTCGCCGTTCCGCTGCGTGATGGCAACGTCAAACAGCCGTCGCAGTTTGCGAAGGTGTTGGTCGCGAGGCCCGAATAGAGCCAAGATTTCTTTAGGGTCAGTGATCGAAAGCGTCGTTTCGGTCATTCAGGTCGCCTGGGGGCTGCTTTGTTCAGACGTAAGTTTGGATTGTATACGGTTTCGTCGCAAAAGAGCGACTGTGGGTGCGTTTGCCGCTGGACGCAGTCGCAGGTGGACTCCGTCGCCGATTCATCGATTGCACCAAGCCTAGCTAACTGCCCACTCCGGCGGCGAAGCACAAAAAGGCCGGCATCACCGCTGCGATCAGCGAATCCGTCACGTCCCAAACCCCGCCCAGACCGGGCAGCAGGCTGCCGCTGTCCTTGGCTCCCGCGGCCCGTTTGATCAGCGATTCTGCTAAATCGCCGATCATTCCTGCGATCGCCAACAGCGGCCCCAGCAATAATGCACCTCCGATCGACGTGTCCAATCCCGGGATCGAGGGCGCGGAAACCGGCCCGGAGGCTCCATCAGCGATCAGCGGAAAAAGCCACTGCAGACAGGCAAAGGCAACGATCGTAGCGGTCACAATGCCGCCAACGGCCCCCTGCCGCGTCTTGCCGGGGCTAAGCCGAGGCACCAACTTGTGTTTCCCAAACGCTTTGCCACTGAAATAAGCGCCCGCATCCGCACTTTTGGTCGTCGCGATCATCGTCAATAGCGCCGCCAAACCCCAGTTCCCGCTGCCCATCATGCGAAGGGACACCAGCAGAGCCATCGGCAATCCGACATACAGAGACATAAAAATGGCCGCGCTGGTGCGCTCAATCGTGCCTTTTTTTCCTGCCGCATACCGGTTCATCTCGGCAATCAAAATCAGGAACGTCGCTCCCACACCGGCGATCACGATCCAGCCCAAACGACCGACGGGGCAGTCGGCTGGATAGGTGGCCCCGAAAATCGGCCAGGCCAATGGAATGGCGGCGGCTCCGGTCACCAATCCCGTGGCGATCATGGTGTCACGGCGGGCGACATCATGACCACTGGCGGCCAGCAAACCGCATAGATCCGCAGTGGTGCCGAGCGCAAAGAAGAACAGCAGCGGCAACAACCACAATCCTTCGCACCCCGGCATCGACCAGTGCGCGTCGGCATGCAGCAAAGCCGCGACGACCAAAATCAGAACCGCCGATGTGCGCAGCCGATCAATTAACAACTTTCATTCTCCCTATATTCAGCTTTCGCAAGCGTTCAACAACTTCGGCGACTCGGCCGCAGGTGGCCGGTGG
Protein-coding regions in this window:
- a CDS encoding phosphatidate cytidylyltransferase, whose translation is MLIDRLRTSAVLILVVAALLHADAHWSMPGCEGLWLLPLLFFFALGTTADLCGLLAASGHDVARRDTMIATGLVTGAAAIPLAWPIFGATYPADCPVGRLGWIVIAGVGATFLILIAEMNRYAAGKKGTIERTSAAIFMSLYVGLPMALLVSLRMMGSGNWGLAALLTMIATTKSADAGAYFSGKAFGKHKLVPRLSPGKTRQGAVGGIVTATIVAFACLQWLFPLIADGASGPVSAPSIPGLDTSIGGALLLGPLLAIAGMIGDLAESLIKRAAGAKDSGSLLPGLGGVWDVTDSLIAAVMPAFLCFAAGVGS